One genomic window of Luteitalea pratensis includes the following:
- a CDS encoding Gfo/Idh/MocA family protein, translating to MSEPTQTRRDFLRATGATVAAATPLVAAGDVVAAMAGQQAVPTPPAKTFGYAVVGLGGLSLSDILPAFAHTKSSRLTGLVSGSVDKARALAAQYGVPDKGLYSYDTYDRIADNPDIDAVYIVLPNFMHAQYTIRSHKAGKHVLVEKPMANTTKDCDEMIAAAAAARKYLAVAYRLRFEPYTQAMIKMVRDKELGKPKVILCEAGFNTRNPDQWRLKKKEGGGGSMMDIGIYAVNAARYLSGEEPTEVFGMEYSTPGDPRFVEVEETINFQMRFPSGVLANCVSSYGTNLNRFRVHAENGSFEMEPAYSRRALGMRVFRGNVIEQRNLREPDHFAAMMDHLAESAAKGTPPLTDGVDGRNDMRVIEAIYESVKTGRPVKV from the coding sequence ATGTCCGAGCCAACCCAGACCCGTCGAGACTTCCTGCGCGCCACGGGTGCGACCGTCGCCGCTGCCACGCCGTTGGTCGCCGCCGGAGATGTCGTCGCCGCCATGGCGGGCCAGCAGGCCGTGCCGACGCCGCCCGCGAAGACCTTCGGCTACGCCGTCGTCGGTCTCGGCGGCCTGTCGTTGAGCGACATCCTGCCGGCGTTCGCACACACGAAGTCGTCGCGGCTGACGGGGCTCGTGAGCGGTAGCGTCGACAAGGCCCGGGCGCTCGCGGCGCAGTACGGCGTGCCCGACAAGGGCCTCTACTCGTACGACACGTACGACCGCATTGCCGACAACCCCGACATCGACGCGGTCTACATCGTGCTGCCCAACTTCATGCACGCCCAGTACACGATCCGCTCCCACAAGGCCGGCAAGCACGTGCTGGTCGAGAAGCCGATGGCCAACACGACGAAGGACTGCGACGAGATGATCGCGGCGGCGGCAGCGGCCAGGAAGTACCTCGCCGTGGCATACCGCCTGCGGTTCGAGCCGTACACGCAGGCCATGATCAAGATGGTGCGCGACAAGGAACTCGGCAAGCCCAAGGTGATCCTGTGCGAGGCGGGCTTCAACACGCGCAACCCGGACCAATGGCGGCTGAAGAAGAAGGAGGGCGGCGGCGGCTCGATGATGGACATCGGCATCTACGCGGTCAACGCCGCGCGCTACCTCTCGGGCGAGGAACCCACCGAGGTCTTCGGCATGGAGTACAGCACGCCCGGTGATCCGCGGTTCGTGGAAGTCGAGGAAACCATCAACTTCCAGATGCGTTTCCCGAGTGGAGTGCTGGCCAACTGCGTGTCGAGCTACGGCACTAACCTGAACCGCTTCAGGGTCCACGCCGAGAACGGGTCGTTCGAGATGGAGCCGGCCTACAGCCGCCGCGCGCTCGGCATGCGCGTCTTCCGCGGCAACGTCATCGAGCAGCGCAACCTGCGCGAGCCCGATCACTTCGCGGCGATGATGGATCACCTCGCCGAGTCGGCCGCCAAGGGTACGCCCCCGCTTACCGACGGCGTGGACGGCCGCAACGACATGCGCGTGATCGAGGCGATCTACGAGTCGGTGAAGACTGGGCGGCCGGTCAAGGTGTAG
- a CDS encoding helix-turn-helix domain-containing protein, with the protein MDLRVQFISEYLADRFTMTALAAQYGISRKTAYKWVARYDAAGPAALGDRSRRPHQHPAATAPALVEALLRVRRRHPQWGAKKLLALGRRQQPDAAWPSRSTVCDLLQRHGLIVPRRRRRPVPHGSHRLAPLTGPNVTWTTDFKGEFRTGDRAYCYPLTLRDGFSRYVLRCDALLSRTTAETRRCFARAFAAYGLPERIRSDNGSPFAGPGLGRLSRLNVWWMRLGIVPERTGLGRPDQNGSHEQFHRVLKAETTRPPARTARAQQERFRTFCREYNGIRPHEALDNQPPATVYQPSPRALPARVPALVYPGHWEVRRVDSNGCIAWGGAPLFLTEVLDGESVALEAVDDGVWTLHFASVSLGRVHDRTRTITALPPAQHP; encoded by the coding sequence GTGGATCTACGTGTGCAGTTCATCAGTGAGTACCTGGCGGATCGGTTCACCATGACGGCGCTCGCGGCCCAGTACGGCATCAGCCGCAAGACGGCGTACAAATGGGTCGCCCGCTACGACGCGGCGGGGCCCGCGGCGTTGGGGGATCGCTCGCGTCGGCCGCATCAGCATCCGGCGGCGACGGCCCCGGCGCTGGTGGAGGCCCTGTTGCGCGTCCGGCGGCGTCATCCGCAGTGGGGGGCCAAGAAGCTGCTGGCGCTGGGGCGCCGGCAGCAGCCCGACGCCGCGTGGCCGAGTCGATCGACCGTGTGTGATCTGCTGCAGCGCCACGGGCTGATCGTGCCGCGCCGGCGCCGGCGGCCGGTGCCGCACGGGAGCCACAGGCTGGCGCCCCTCACCGGGCCCAACGTCACGTGGACGACCGACTTCAAGGGCGAATTCCGCACGGGAGACCGCGCCTATTGCTATCCGTTGACGCTGCGCGACGGTTTCAGTCGGTATGTGCTGCGCTGCGATGCCCTGCTCAGCCGCACGACCGCGGAGACGCGCCGTTGCTTCGCGCGCGCGTTCGCGGCCTATGGGCTGCCCGAGCGGATCCGCAGTGACAATGGGAGCCCGTTTGCCGGGCCGGGCCTGGGCCGCCTCTCGCGGCTGAATGTCTGGTGGATGCGGCTCGGGATTGTCCCGGAGCGCACCGGCCTTGGGCGCCCCGATCAGAATGGGTCGCATGAACAGTTCCACCGCGTGCTCAAGGCCGAGACGACCCGGCCGCCCGCGCGGACCGCGCGCGCGCAACAGGAGCGCTTCCGAACGTTCTGCCGCGAGTACAACGGCATCCGCCCCCATGAAGCGCTCGACAATCAGCCGCCCGCGACGGTGTATCAGCCCTCGCCGCGCGCGCTGCCGGCGCGAGTCCCGGCCCTCGTGTATCCCGGCCACTGGGAGGTACGCCGCGTGGACAGCAATGGCTGCATCGCCTGGGGCGGCGCGCCGCTGTTTCTGACCGAAGTACTCGACGGCGAGTCGGTCGCCCTCGAAGCGGTCGATGATGGGGTCTGGACGCTGCATTTTGCGTCGGTCAGTCTGGGGCGTGTTCATGATCGCACTCGCACCATCACGGCGCTGCCGCCCGCGCAGCATCCGTGA
- a CDS encoding FdhF/YdeP family oxidoreductase, protein MALFGLDQQKPRHFRDMFQIAWENRDELPFAWRILRDGVCDGCALGTSGLKDWTLQGTHLCMVRLELLRLNTAPALDPAVLADVSSLTSTSSAGLRALGRLPEPLLRRTGDRGFRHVTWDEALDRLAAELRTVDPARAAVFMTSRGITNEVYYAAQKAARALGTNHVDNAARLCHAASTVAMKAALGYGASTCSYTDWLGADLIVFFGSNVANNQPVTTKYLHYAKQRGAQVAVVNTYREPGLARYWVPSIASSAVFGTTIADHWFDVHTGGDLAFLVGVLRALIEAGGVDEAFVRDRTTGFAEASARALGSDWATIERESGATRERIEAFARLLMNRPNAILVWSMGLTQHAHGVQTVSALMNVGLARALPGYPKRGLVPIRGHSGVQGGAEMGCVPTVDAATAARWSEVWGFDLPATPGWTTSEMIDHAADGEIDLFWIVGGNFLETLPDEGRTRRALRRPRLRVHQDIVLSSAMLAETDGDVLILPATTRYESPGGGTETSTERRVIYSPEIAGRRIGSARPEWQVFGEAMARAFPDRADRVRFPTAAAIRSEIARAIPLYAGIERLSAKGDQFQWGGPILYADGHFATADRKAHFAAIDTVRPAHAAVMALEGAADPARTFRVSTRRGKQFNSMIQREVDPLTGARRDDILISREDLERLALAEGTSVVLWGGAGAYRGHLKASPITPGNLEVHWPEGNVLLAAAAIDHASMEPDYNAVVTLDATSAADGS, encoded by the coding sequence ATGGCCCTCTTCGGTCTCGATCAGCAGAAGCCCCGCCACTTCCGCGACATGTTCCAGATTGCGTGGGAGAACCGCGACGAGTTGCCGTTCGCCTGGCGGATCCTGCGCGATGGCGTGTGCGATGGCTGCGCCCTCGGCACGTCAGGGCTGAAGGACTGGACCCTGCAGGGTACGCATCTCTGCATGGTGCGCCTCGAGTTGCTGCGGCTGAACACGGCGCCCGCGCTCGACCCGGCCGTCCTTGCCGACGTCTCCTCACTCACCTCGACGTCGTCAGCGGGGCTGCGTGCGCTTGGCCGGCTTCCGGAGCCACTGCTACGCCGGACCGGCGATCGCGGCTTCCGGCACGTGACGTGGGACGAGGCACTCGACAGGCTCGCCGCCGAGCTGCGCACGGTGGACCCCGCGCGCGCCGCCGTGTTCATGACCTCGCGTGGGATCACCAACGAGGTGTACTACGCCGCGCAGAAGGCGGCCCGCGCCCTCGGCACGAACCACGTCGACAATGCCGCACGCCTGTGCCACGCCGCGTCGACGGTCGCGATGAAGGCGGCGCTCGGGTACGGTGCCTCCACCTGCAGTTACACCGACTGGCTCGGGGCCGACCTGATCGTCTTCTTCGGCTCCAACGTCGCCAACAACCAGCCGGTCACGACCAAGTACCTGCACTACGCCAAGCAGCGCGGCGCACAGGTCGCCGTCGTCAATACCTACCGCGAGCCCGGGCTGGCGCGCTACTGGGTGCCGTCCATCGCGTCGAGCGCGGTTTTCGGGACCACCATCGCGGACCACTGGTTCGACGTGCACACCGGCGGCGATCTCGCGTTCCTGGTGGGCGTGCTGCGGGCGTTGATCGAGGCAGGCGGCGTCGACGAGGCGTTCGTCCGCGACCGCACCACCGGCTTCGCGGAAGCCAGTGCGCGCGCGCTGGGCAGCGACTGGGCGACGATCGAACGCGAGAGCGGCGCCACCCGCGAGCGGATCGAGGCCTTCGCCCGTCTGCTGATGAATCGCCCCAACGCGATTCTGGTGTGGTCGATGGGACTCACCCAGCACGCGCACGGCGTGCAGACGGTGAGCGCGCTGATGAACGTCGGGCTGGCGCGAGCGCTGCCAGGCTACCCGAAACGAGGCCTGGTCCCGATCCGGGGGCACTCCGGCGTGCAGGGAGGCGCCGAGATGGGATGCGTACCGACCGTCGATGCCGCCACTGCCGCGCGCTGGTCCGAGGTCTGGGGCTTCGACCTGCCGGCGACGCCCGGGTGGACGACGTCGGAGATGATCGACCACGCAGCCGACGGCGAGATCGACCTCTTCTGGATCGTTGGCGGCAACTTCCTCGAGACGCTCCCCGACGAGGGCCGCACCCGTCGGGCGCTGCGGCGCCCACGCCTGCGGGTGCACCAGGACATCGTGCTGTCCTCGGCGATGCTGGCCGAAACCGACGGCGACGTGCTGATCCTGCCAGCCACCACCCGCTACGAGTCGCCGGGTGGCGGCACCGAGACCTCCACCGAGCGGCGCGTGATCTACTCGCCCGAGATCGCGGGACGCCGCATCGGCTCGGCACGTCCGGAATGGCAGGTGTTCGGCGAGGCGATGGCGCGCGCCTTCCCCGACCGCGCCGATCGGGTGCGCTTCCCCACCGCCGCGGCGATCCGGTCGGAGATCGCTCGCGCGATCCCGCTGTACGCGGGCATCGAGCGTCTCTCGGCCAAGGGTGACCAGTTCCAGTGGGGCGGCCCGATACTCTACGCCGATGGCCACTTCGCCACGGCCGACCGCAAGGCGCATTTCGCGGCGATCGACACCGTGCGTCCGGCGCACGCCGCGGTCATGGCTTTGGAGGGCGCGGCCGACCCTGCCCGCACCTTCCGGGTATCGACGCGGCGCGGCAAGCAGTTCAACTCGATGATTCAGCGCGAGGTCGATCCGCTCACCGGCGCCCGCCGTGACGACATCCTGATCAGTCGCGAGGACCTCGAACGACTGGCGCTGGCCGAGGGCACCTCGGTCGTTCTGTGGGGCGGCGCGGGGGCGTACCGCGGCCACCTCAAGGCGTCACCGATCACGCCGGGCAACCTCGAGGTGCACTGGCCCGAGGGCAACGTGCTGCTCGCGGCCGCGGCGATCGATCACGCGTCGATGGAACCGGACTACAACGCGGTGGTGACGCTGGATGCGACCTCCGCCGCCGACGGTTCCTGA
- a CDS encoding META domain-containing protein: MPLSTVVLTLAITTLVPLAGLAGAQTPPAGSTWTLVELPGHMLSGDRVPTLTLDGSRVQGSDGCNRYTGPYKAGTDGTFRVSGSVARTKMACPGVTAQLAREFMAALTRSARLRLDGSRLTLLDAAGTVLAVFEAQTQALANTAWDVTAYNNGKAAVVSVITGSRLTLAFSEDGRVSGSAGCNGFTGSYTVDNGDLSIRGTAATRKMCVDPAGVMEQESAFLKSLATNMRVRIEGTRLELRYADGALGLNATRTGDR; this comes from the coding sequence ATGCCACTCTCCACGGTCGTGCTGACGCTTGCCATCACGACGCTGGTGCCGCTGGCCGGCCTCGCCGGGGCACAAACGCCGCCCGCCGGATCCACGTGGACGCTCGTCGAATTGCCGGGACACATGCTGTCGGGCGATCGTGTGCCAACGCTGACCCTCGACGGCAGCCGCGTGCAGGGCTCGGATGGCTGCAACCGGTACACCGGCCCCTACAAGGCCGGAACCGACGGCACGTTCCGCGTGTCCGGGTCGGTGGCACGGACGAAGATGGCGTGTCCGGGAGTGACCGCCCAGCTCGCGCGCGAGTTCATGGCGGCCCTGACGCGTTCGGCACGGCTGCGACTCGACGGCTCGCGCCTCACCCTGCTCGACGCCGCGGGCACTGTCCTGGCAGTGTTCGAGGCACAGACGCAGGCACTGGCAAATACCGCGTGGGACGTCACCGCCTACAACAACGGCAAGGCGGCGGTGGTCAGTGTCATCACGGGCAGTCGCCTGACGCTGGCGTTCAGCGAAGATGGCCGGGTGTCGGGATCGGCCGGGTGCAATGGCTTCACGGGCAGCTATACGGTCGACAACGGCGACCTCTCCATCCGCGGCACGGCGGCCACGCGCAAGATGTGCGTGGATCCCGCAGGCGTGATGGAACAGGAGTCGGCGTTCCTCAAGTCCCTGGCGACCAACATGCGCGTCCGGATCGAGGGCACCCGCCTGGAACTGCGGTACGCCGACGGCGCCCTCGGCCTCAACGCCACCCGTACCGGCGACCGTTGA
- a CDS encoding MFS transporter, with protein sequence METSQARLKVTLSAFMFLQYFIWGCWYASMGTYLANTLGFDGAQIGLAYGAFAIGAIISPFFVGLIADRFFATEKLLAVFGLLGGVVLCLLPQMTTFAAFYPALILYCALFVPTLALGNSLSMHHLADPGHDFPRVKVLSAVGWLAAGMVLSALAAEQRALQFYRAGVSSIVFGLFALTLPHTPPRKTGADVSLGEVLGLDALALLKKPSFAIFIACMFLICIPLYFYFVMMSIYLTELRWEQIAAKMTLAQVSDVVFLFLLPVFLKTLGYKKTIIIGILAWVLRYFALAASVEATGLQVPLIFVAIGVHGVCYDFLFIAGQLYVDAEANERIRGAAQGFIAFILWGAGAFIGTLLAGRVLAAHQVAGGPGQPVTYDWQAIWSLPAWGAVAVLALFVLAFRNPARDAQEPSAAEVASSVTTAL encoded by the coding sequence GTGGAGACGAGTCAGGCCCGGCTGAAGGTGACGCTGTCGGCGTTCATGTTCCTCCAGTACTTCATCTGGGGGTGCTGGTACGCGAGCATGGGCACGTACCTCGCCAATACGCTCGGCTTCGATGGGGCACAGATCGGCCTCGCGTACGGAGCGTTCGCCATCGGCGCGATCATCTCGCCCTTCTTCGTCGGCCTGATCGCAGATCGCTTCTTCGCGACGGAGAAGCTGCTCGCGGTCTTCGGCCTCCTCGGTGGCGTGGTCCTCTGCCTGTTGCCGCAGATGACGACGTTTGCCGCCTTCTACCCGGCGCTGATCCTGTACTGCGCGCTGTTCGTGCCGACCCTGGCCCTCGGCAACTCCCTGTCCATGCACCACCTGGCGGACCCGGGACACGACTTCCCGCGAGTGAAGGTGCTCTCGGCCGTCGGCTGGCTGGCGGCCGGCATGGTGCTCAGCGCCCTCGCCGCCGAGCAGCGGGCGTTGCAGTTCTACCGGGCCGGGGTGTCGTCGATCGTGTTCGGCCTCTTCGCGCTGACGCTGCCGCACACGCCGCCCCGCAAGACCGGCGCCGACGTCTCGCTCGGCGAGGTGCTCGGCCTCGATGCGCTGGCGCTGCTGAAGAAGCCGTCGTTTGCGATCTTCATCGCGTGCATGTTCCTGATCTGCATTCCGCTCTACTTCTACTTCGTGATGATGAGCATCTACCTCACCGAACTCCGGTGGGAGCAGATCGCCGCCAAGATGACGTTGGCTCAGGTCTCCGACGTCGTCTTCCTCTTCCTGCTGCCAGTGTTCCTCAAGACGCTCGGCTACAAGAAGACGATCATCATCGGCATCCTCGCGTGGGTGCTGCGGTACTTCGCGCTCGCGGCGAGCGTAGAGGCCACGGGCCTGCAGGTGCCGCTGATCTTCGTCGCGATCGGCGTGCACGGGGTGTGTTACGACTTCCTCTTCATCGCCGGCCAGCTCTATGTGGATGCCGAGGCGAACGAGCGGATCCGCGGCGCCGCGCAGGGCTTCATCGCATTCATCCTGTGGGGCGCCGGCGCCTTCATCGGGACGCTGCTGGCGGGACGGGTGCTGGCGGCGCACCAGGTAGCGGGCGGGCCCGGCCAGCCGGTGACGTACGACTGGCAGGCGATCTGGAGCCTGCCGGCGTGGGGCGCGGTGGCGGTGCTGGCGCTGTTCGTCCTGGCCTTCCGCAACCCGGCGCGCGACGCTCAGGAACCGTCGGCGGCGGAGGTCGCATCCAGCGTCACCACCGCGTTGTAG
- a CDS encoding TrpB-like pyridoxal phosphate-dependent enzyme, whose translation MTDRVKYLLDETRLPTTWYNLAADLPVPCPPPLHPGTLQPLGPDDLAPLFPMALIQQEVSTDREIEIPGPVRDVYRQWRPTPLFRARRLEQALQTPARIYYKYEGVSPAGSHKPNTSVAQAYYNREAGIRKIATETGAGQWGSSLAFAGALFGIEVQVFMVRVSYDQKPYRRALMETYGATCVPSPSPLTQYGRAVLARDPECKGSLGMAISEAVEVAASHPDTNYALGSVLNHVLLHQTIIGMEAIDQFETADDYPDVIVGATGGGSNFAGITFPFIGAKLRGGPDVRIVAVEPAACPSLTRGRYAYDFGDTGHMTPLTKMHTLGSTFMPPGFHAGGLRYHGMAPMVSHLRQLGLIEARALMQKACFEAGVQFARAEGILPAPEANHAVRGAIDEAIRCREEGVSRAILFNLCGHGHFDMQAYTDYFADKLTDQTYDESELAMALAGLPSVGS comes from the coding sequence ATGACCGATCGCGTGAAGTACCTGCTCGACGAGACACGGCTGCCGACCACCTGGTACAACCTCGCCGCCGACCTGCCGGTGCCGTGCCCGCCACCCCTGCATCCGGGCACGCTGCAGCCGCTCGGCCCTGACGATCTGGCACCGTTGTTCCCGATGGCGCTGATCCAGCAGGAGGTGTCGACCGATCGTGAGATCGAGATCCCCGGGCCGGTGCGAGACGTGTACCGCCAATGGCGTCCGACGCCCCTGTTCCGCGCCCGCCGCCTCGAGCAGGCCCTGCAGACGCCGGCGCGCATCTACTACAAGTACGAGGGCGTCAGTCCGGCCGGCAGTCACAAGCCGAACACCTCGGTTGCCCAGGCGTACTACAACCGCGAAGCGGGCATCCGCAAGATCGCGACCGAGACCGGCGCCGGCCAGTGGGGCTCATCGCTCGCGTTTGCCGGAGCTCTCTTCGGCATCGAGGTGCAGGTCTTCATGGTGCGGGTGTCGTACGACCAGAAGCCCTACCGCAGGGCGCTGATGGAAACGTACGGCGCGACGTGCGTGCCCAGTCCATCGCCGCTCACCCAATACGGACGCGCCGTGCTGGCGCGTGACCCTGAATGCAAGGGCAGCCTCGGCATGGCGATCTCGGAAGCGGTGGAAGTGGCGGCGTCCCATCCCGACACCAACTACGCCCTCGGATCGGTGCTCAATCACGTGCTGCTGCACCAGACGATCATCGGCATGGAGGCGATCGACCAGTTCGAGACGGCCGACGATTATCCGGACGTGATCGTCGGCGCCACGGGAGGCGGATCGAATTTCGCCGGCATCACCTTCCCGTTCATCGGCGCCAAGCTCCGCGGCGGACCCGATGTCCGCATCGTCGCGGTCGAGCCGGCTGCATGCCCGAGCCTCACCCGCGGCAGGTACGCGTACGACTTCGGCGACACCGGGCACATGACGCCACTCACCAAGATGCACACGCTGGGCTCGACGTTCATGCCGCCCGGCTTCCACGCCGGTGGACTGCGCTATCACGGCATGGCGCCGATGGTGTCGCATCTCAGGCAGCTCGGCCTGATCGAGGCGCGCGCGTTGATGCAGAAGGCCTGCTTCGAGGCCGGCGTGCAGTTTGCCCGGGCGGAAGGCATCCTGCCGGCACCAGAAGCCAACCACGCCGTGCGCGGCGCGATCGACGAGGCCATCCGCTGCCGCGAGGAAGGCGTGTCGCGCGCGATCCTGTTCAACCTCTGCGGGCACGGCCATTTCGACATGCAGGCCTACACGGACTACTTCGCCGACAAGCTCACCGACCAGACCTACGACGAGAGCGAACTGGCGATGGCGCTGGCGGGGTTGCCATCGGTCGGCAGTTGA
- the fdhD gene encoding formate dehydrogenase accessory sulfurtransferase FdhD, which yields MSNAPGAWRAIEVYRVRDGQRSVAEDRAATEAPLEIRLHGRPFVMTMRTPGADPDLAAGFLLAEQVIAERADIDSIAQADDESAIDVALRGQAFTRLDARLAGRRHVAATSACGVCGRQTADALDLPIAPITAAWTMSAAIVAGLPDRLRAQQAVFDRTGGLHAAGLFTADGTLLEIAEDVGRHNAVDKIIGRMLRNGALPLSSHVLCVSGRASFELVQKALVAGIPLLVAVSAPSTMAIDLATRHGLTLAGFTRGDGFNLYAHPQRIA from the coding sequence ATGAGCAATGCCCCCGGCGCCTGGCGTGCCATCGAGGTGTACCGTGTCCGCGACGGCCAGCGCTCGGTTGCCGAGGACCGCGCTGCCACGGAAGCGCCGCTCGAGATCCGCCTCCATGGCCGGCCATTCGTCATGACGATGCGGACGCCCGGCGCCGATCCCGACCTCGCGGCCGGTTTCCTCCTCGCCGAACAGGTCATCGCCGAGCGTGCCGACATCGACTCGATTGCACAGGCCGACGACGAATCGGCGATCGACGTGGCGCTGCGAGGCCAGGCCTTCACGCGACTCGATGCTCGACTCGCCGGACGGCGTCATGTCGCCGCGACATCGGCATGCGGTGTGTGCGGCCGCCAGACTGCCGACGCGCTCGACCTGCCCATCGCACCGATCACCGCCGCCTGGACGATGAGCGCTGCCATCGTCGCCGGACTGCCCGATCGCCTGCGGGCGCAACAGGCCGTGTTCGATCGCACGGGCGGCCTGCATGCGGCCGGGCTCTTCACCGCCGACGGCACGCTGCTGGAGATTGCCGAGGATGTCGGCCGGCACAACGCCGTCGACAAGATCATCGGGCGGATGCTGCGCAATGGCGCGCTGCCGCTCTCCTCCCACGTGCTGTGCGTCAGCGGGCGCGCGTCGTTCGAACTGGTGCAGAAGGCGCTGGTCGCGGGTATCCCGCTGCTCGTCGCGGTGTCGGCGCCGTCGACGATGGCCATCGATCTCGCGACACGCCACGGCCTCACCCTCGCCGGCTTCACCCGCGGCGACGGGTTCAACCTCTACGCGCACCCGCAGCGGATTGCGTGA
- a CDS encoding PQQ-dependent sugar dehydrogenase: MTHKTGFTTAARRAMASAGVVAATLCSTPAVTRAQQPDPTVYDTNLAVRAVASGLNQPVGIAFLGSDSYFIVEKASGQVKWVRPVGGVQTTTVVLDLPVNSFSERGLLSVALHPDFPANPGVYLFWTESSTSADSAVAANVGNPNSPYPPGTPNPFGSRIDRFVWNGSSLAFAQNLLVIRSFQADPTQPLRGNHNGGVIKFASEGGRARLYVVMGDQGRRGQLQNLEFGAPADPILHPNFPADDQFGGPAPDQAHLSGVVLRLNDDGSAPDDNPFFAYGRELINGGNAAVGTQLQKVFAYGVRNSFGLDIDPASGDVWIQENGDDSFSELNRVVAGQNGGWVQVAGPVSRIAEFKAIESGTFFLSPGKYAGMQQVRFPATYLADTPDQVMSRLFMLPGATYHDPEFSWRFEIAPGGIGFLHGRNLGPQYENDLFMGAAVAAMEGGYLFHFNLTGNRRKIGVDDPRIEDRVADNLEKHNFAPPGGTAGDFGIIESESFRFGRDFGIATDIKTGPNGNLFVVSLSRNTVYEVYRPSKQ; the protein is encoded by the coding sequence ATGACGCACAAGACAGGGTTCACGACGGCTGCGCGCAGGGCGATGGCATCGGCCGGAGTGGTCGCCGCTACGCTGTGCAGCACGCCCGCAGTCACGCGGGCTCAACAACCCGATCCGACCGTCTACGACACCAACCTCGCGGTGCGCGCAGTGGCCAGCGGGCTGAATCAGCCGGTCGGCATCGCGTTCCTCGGATCCGACAGCTACTTCATCGTCGAGAAGGCGTCGGGCCAGGTGAAGTGGGTGCGTCCGGTCGGCGGCGTGCAGACGACCACGGTCGTGCTGGACCTTCCCGTGAACAGCTTCTCCGAGCGTGGTCTCCTGAGCGTCGCGCTGCACCCGGACTTTCCGGCCAACCCCGGGGTTTACCTCTTCTGGACGGAGAGCAGTACGAGCGCCGACTCGGCTGTCGCCGCCAACGTCGGGAATCCGAACTCGCCGTACCCCCCAGGAACGCCCAATCCGTTCGGCAGCCGTATCGACCGCTTCGTGTGGAACGGCTCGTCGCTCGCATTCGCCCAGAACCTGTTGGTGATCCGTTCGTTCCAGGCCGATCCGACGCAGCCCCTGCGCGGCAACCACAACGGCGGCGTCATCAAGTTCGCCAGTGAGGGGGGACGCGCGCGCCTCTACGTCGTGATGGGCGATCAGGGTCGCCGCGGCCAGTTGCAGAACCTCGAGTTCGGCGCGCCGGCCGACCCGATTCTCCATCCCAATTTCCCGGCCGACGACCAGTTCGGCGGTCCGGCGCCCGACCAGGCTCACCTCTCAGGTGTCGTGCTGCGGCTCAACGACGACGGCAGTGCGCCCGACGACAACCCCTTCTTCGCCTACGGCCGCGAGCTCATCAACGGCGGCAACGCCGCCGTCGGCACCCAGCTGCAGAAGGTGTTCGCGTACGGCGTTCGCAACAGCTTCGGTCTCGACATCGACCCGGCGTCCGGCGACGTCTGGATCCAGGAGAACGGCGACGACTCGTTCTCGGAACTGAATCGCGTCGTGGCCGGCCAGAACGGCGGCTGGGTGCAGGTTGCCGGTCCGGTCTCGCGTATCGCCGAGTTCAAGGCGATCGAGTCGGGCACGTTCTTCCTGAGCCCCGGCAAGTACGCCGGCATGCAGCAGGTGCGGTTCCCGGCGACGTACCTGGCCGACACGCCGGATCAGGTGATGTCACGCCTCTTCATGCTGCCGGGCGCTACCTACCACGACCCCGAGTTCTCCTGGCGCTTCGAGATCGCCCCCGGCGGGATCGGCTTCCTGCACGGCCGCAACCTCGGGCCGCAGTACGAGAACGACCTGTTCATGGGCGCAGCCGTCGCCGCGATGGAAGGCGGCTACCTCTTCCACTTCAACCTCACCGGCAACCGCCGCAAGATTGGCGTCGACGACCCGCGCATCGAGGACCGTGTCGCCGACAACCTCGAGAAGCACAACTTTGCTCCCCCGGGAGGCACGGCCGGTGACTTCGGGATCATCGAGAGCGAGTCGTTCCGCTTCGGCCGCGACTTCGGCATCGCGACCGACATCAAGACCGGCCCGAACGGCAACCTGTTCGTGGTGTCGCTGTCGCGCAACACGGTGTACGAGGTGTACCGGCCGAGCAAGCAGTAG